The DNA sequence TTCTCGATGATCCGCTCGCGGCGCTTGTTGTGCTCCTCCGACTCGAGGAGGCGCGGGACGGCGTCGCCGACGTTTTTCCGGAACCGCTCGATGTCCTTGCGGAACTCGCGGCTCCGGCCGCGCGGGAGGACGACGAGGCTGGGGCGCTCGGGCTGCCGGAAGTTGTGGACGTAGGCGCGATCGAGCGGCAGGGGACAGGACGACTTGATGTTGTCGAGGATGCGCTTGACGGTGGAGGTTCGCCCGGTGCCCGTGATGCCGCACACGAAGACGTTGTAGCCGGGGGAGTAGAGCTCAATCCCCATCTTCATGGCGCGGATCGCGCGCTCCTGGCCGATGATGCCGATGAGGCGGCTCTCGGACTCGGGGACGTCGAGATCGTACTTGGACGGATCGCAGGTCCACCGGAGCTCCGCCGGAGTCAGCCTTCGGGGCTTGCGCGGTGCGGGGTGGTCGATGTCCTTGGGCATGTCGCCTCGTCTCCCGGAAAAAGGGCGCCAGTATAGCCCACGCGCGGCGGACGCCCGTCTCGGAGGCTGCTAAGATGGCGCCTCGCCGAAAAGGAGATCGAGCCGATGCCCGCCCGCCCCGTGAGAGTGCGCTTCGCCCCTTCTCCGACCGGCTTCCTCCACGTCGGCGGGGCGCGCACGGCCCTCTTCAACTGGCTCTACGCGCGGAAGGAGGGGGGGACGTTCGTCCTCAGGATCGAGGACACCGACCTCGCGCGCTCCTCCGACGAGATGACGCAGGCGATCCTCGACGGCCTCTCGTGGCTCGGCCTCGCGTGGGACGAGGGGCCGTTCCTCCAGTCCCTCGGGCGGGCGGACCATGTGGCCAGGGCGCGCCGCCTCGTGGCCGCGGGGAAAGCCTATGCCTGCTGGTGCGATCCGGCGACGCTCGACGCGAAGCGCAAGGAGGCCGAAGGGCGGGGCCAGGCCTTCAAGTACGACCGCACGTGCGCCCGCCTCGACGCGGCGGAGCGCGCCCGGCACGAATCATCGGGGAGCCTTTCGTGCGTGCGGCTGATGGTCCCGGAGGGGACGACGGCCTACGACGATCTGGTGCACGGCCCGGTCTCGTTCGAGAACACCGACATCGAGGACCTGGTGCTCCTGCGCTCGGACGGCTCGCCGACGTACAACCTCTCGTGCGTCGCTGACGACGTCGACATGAAGATCACGCACGTAATCCGCGGCGACGATCACATCTCGAACACGCCGAAGCAGATCCTGCTGTACCGCGCTCTCGGCCTCGAAGAGCCCCGGTTCGGTCACCTCCCCCTGATCCTCGGCGACGACAAGAAGCGCCTGAGCAAGCGCCACGGAGCGGTGAGCGTCACCGAGTACCGGCGCATGGGGTATCTTCCCGAGGTCCTCTTCAACTTCCTCGCGCTCCTCGGCTGGTCCCCGGGAGGCGACCGCGAGATCATGACGCGCGACGAGATGGTGTCCCTCTTCTCGTTCGAGGGGGTGAACCCGCGGAGCGCGGTGTTCGATCACGACAAGCTCGACTGGATGAACGGGCAGTACCTGTCGCGCCTCCCCGGCGAGGCGATCTTCGCCGACGTGAAGGAAGGGCTCGTGGCGGTCGGGCTGTGGCGCGCGGAGCTGGAAGCGGGAAATCGGGAGTGGATGATCCGGCTCATCGAGACGCTCAAGACGCGCAGCCGTAAGGTGAGCGAGGTCGTCGTCGCCGCGAGGCCTTTCCTGACCGAGGATTTTTCCTACGACGACGAGGCAGCGCGCAAGCACTTCGGCGCCGCGGAGGCCGCGGATCGCCTCGACGCCATGGCGGGGGCGCTGGGCGCCGTCGCGCCGTGGGGCGAGGCGTCCCTCGAGGCGTCGCTTCGGGCCTTAGGCGAGAAGATGGGGGTGGCGGCCGCGAAGCTGATCCATCCGGCGCGCGTCGCGCTCACGGGGAGCGCCGTCAGCCCCGGCATTTTCGAGGTGATGGCCCTCATGGGCCGGGATGGAACGGTCGCGCGTTTGAAGCGGGCCGCGGCGTTCGTTCGAGAGCACGGGCTCAGTCCCGGGGGAGCGCCTTCGCGGCCTCGATGAAACGGCGTTTCATCGACGCCCTGTCATCCGCGTGCGCCGCGTCGGACAGGGGTATCACCGTCGCATCGCGGCAAAACGCGACCGTCCGCTGCAGCGTGTTCAGGAATGCTAGGCACGGAGCGCATCTCTCGACGTGCGTTTCGATCTCGTCCGCTTCATCGGGGATGAGCTCGTCGTCGAGGTAGCCGGACAGCGACTCGAAGACTTCCTTGCAGGTCATGAGACCCTCACGCTTCCTCGATTCTCCGTGAGGCGCCGCGTCAATTCCTTGCGGACGAAGAGTCTCGAGCGATGCAGTCTGAATTTCACCGTCGACTCCTGGATCTGAAGGATGTCCGAGACGTCGTGCTCCGAGATCTCCTCCATGTCGCGCAGCACGAGCACGAGGCGGTAGTGGGACGGCAGCGCGGCGACCGCCTCCTTGAGGAGGAGCTTCTCCTCCTGCCGCCTGATCTCCTCGTCGGGATCGAGAGACCAGTCGTGGATCGGGGAGGTGACGCCCGCGCGCCTCTCCGGGGTGAGCGCCTCGATCGGGATCTCCTTTCCGTCAGCGGGCTCCCGCGCGAGGATGGCCGCGGACGCGACGCGGTAGAGCCAGCGGGGGAGGGCCTTCGCGTGCTTGATGTCCTTGACCGACCTGACCGCCTGGACGAGCGTCTCGTGCAGGATGTCTCGCGCGTCCTCGCTTCGCCGGCTGGCCTTCAGGCCGAATCCGTGAATCCGATCGGCGAAGTGATCGAAGAGCGCCTCGGCGGAGGCGGGGTCTCCGCGGCGCAGCCCTTCGAGGATCTCCTCGTCGGTCCGGTAGCTGTGAGTGTGCGACATGGGTGTGTCGGGTCCCGTCAGGAGCCGCCATTCTAAGGACATCGGCACGCTTTGAGCAAGCGTCGGCTCGCCCCCCCCGGGAGGCCTGTGATACGATGCCCGCCGTCGACCACCACCGGGAGTGAAGAAGCTGGCCGGAAACCGAAAGCGGGCGACCCGCCTCGCCGTCGTCGCCGTGAAGATCGTCGCGGCGGGGATCGCGTTCATGGCCATCTTCCTGACGAGCGGATACCTGACGATGCGCCTGGCCCTCATGAGCAGCGGCGTCACGGTCCCGGACGTGACGGGGCTGACGGCCACGGCGGCCTCGGCGAGCCTCCTCAAGGAGCAGCTCTTCCTCGAGACGACGACCCAGCGCCACGACGATCGCCTCGAGAGCGGCCGTGTCCTGGCGCAGGAACCCCCGGCGGGATCCAAGATCAAGAAGTACAGGAAGGTGAAGGTGGTGATGAGCCTCGGACCGCGGGTCTTCAAGGTGCCGGACGTGCGGGGGCAGTCGCTGCGGGCCGCCCGGCTCGCGATCGAGTCGGAAGGGCTCCCCGCCGGCCGCGTCGCCTACGCGAGCGCGCCTCTGGTCGACTCGGGCGTCGTCGTCTCGCAGGATCCCCTGCCCTCGGGGGAGAACCTCGGGGAATCGGGGGTGAGCCTCCTCGTCAGCAAGGGGCCGAGAGAGCCGGTCTACGTCATGCCTCTTCTCGTGGGCCTCGAGTCGGCCTCGGTGCAGCCCGGCCTGCGCGCGCGCGGTCTCAAGATCGGCGTCGTGCGGCGCGAGAGGACGTCGGGGGCGACGGCCGGAACGATTGTGAAACAGTATCCCGAGGCCGGGTACCCGGTGGCGGCGGGCGACGCCATCAGCCTCGTCATCGGCCAGTGATGATCCCACCCGGCATGAAGCTTCCCGCGATCGCCCCGTCGATCCTGTCGGCGGACTTCGGCCGCCTCGCCGAGGAGGTCCGCGCGGTGGACGGGGGGGGCGCGGGGCTGATCCACGTCGACGTCATGGACGGCCACTTCGTGCCGAACCTCACGATCGGGCCCCCCGTCGTCGCCGCGATCCGCAAGGCGACGAAGCTCCCGCTCGACGCGCACCTCATGATCGAGAACGCCGACCGATGGGTGGAGCGCTTCGTCGCGGCGGGCGCCGACATGGTCTCGGTCCACGCCGAGGCCTGCCCGCACCTGCACCGCACCGTCTCCGCCATCCGCGCGGCGGGGAGCCGCCCGGGGGTGGTGCTGAACCCCGCGACGCCGCTCGCGGCCCTTGACGACATTCTTGCGGACGTCGATTACGTCCTTCTCATGTCCGTGAATCCCGGTTTCGGCGGCCAGAAGTTCATCCCGGCGGTGCGCCGCAAGATCGCCGCGCTGAAGGCCACACTCCGCGAGCGCGGCCTCGACGCCCTCATCGAGGTGGACGGAGGCGTCGACGCGGGGAACGCCGCCGACCTCGTGCGGGACGGCGCGGATCTTCTCGTGGCGGGCTCCGCGGTCTTCGCGAGCGGCGCCGGAGCCGCCGCCGCGGTGGCGCGGCTCCGCCAGCTCGCGGAAGGGGCGCGATCCTGAAGGCGCACTCCCCGGAGCGCGCGGGCCCGAAGGCGGCGCCTGACGGCGCCGGAAGGACCCGCCTGCGTGTCCGATATCCCGAGATCGATTCCATGGGGGTCGCCCATCACACCCACTACCTGACCTGGTTCGAGGTGGGGCGGACCGAGCTCATGCGCGAACGCGGAAGGAGCTACGCCGAGATGGAGCGGGACGGGATCTTCATGCCCGTGGTGGAGGCCGCGTGCCGCTACCTCTCGTCCGCCCGCTACGACGACGAGATCGAGATCGAGACGCGCCTCGTCGAGGCGAGCCGCGTCAGGGTCGAGTTCAATTACGTCGTCTCCCGCCCGGCGGACGGGAAGGTGCTCGCCGAGGGGCGCACCGTGCACGTCGCGACCGACGCCGGCGGCGCTCCACGGCGCATGTCGCAGGATCAGCTCGACGCCCTCTGCGGGTCGGCGACGCGATGAGCGCCGGGAGGCTCCTCCGCGCCCCGCGCGTCGCGTTCGCCCTCGCGCTCGTCGCGTCGGCGCTCCTCGCCCCCGGATGCGGCCGCAAGAACCTCGACAAGGTCCCGAAGGATCGCGACGCCTCCCTGACGCCGCAGCAGCTCTACGAGAAGGGGACGGAGCTCAGCCGGCGGGGGCACTACTACAGGGCGCGACAGATCCTCGAGAAGGTCCTCTCCCGCGCCAACGTGGGCCCGGAGATCCTCGGGAACACGAACCTGGCGGTCGCCGACGCCTACTACTACGACGGCGGCATCATCAACGTCGCCGAGGCCCTCAGCCGGTACACGTCGTTTCTCACCTTCTACCCGACTCACGCGCGGGCCGACTACGCGCAGTACCAGCTCGGCCTCTCGTATCTCAGGCAGGCCCTCACCCCCGACAAGGATCAGGCGACGACGCGGCAGGCGCTCGACGCCTTCAGGAAGGTGGAGACGGGGTTCCCGGCGAGTCCCTTCGTGGCGCTCGCACGCGAGAAGGCCGACGTCTGCCGGCAGCGACTCGCCGATGCCGACGTCCGCGTCGGGATGTTCTACGCGAAGCGCAAGGCCTACGAGGGGGCGGTGAGCCGCTTCCGCTCGGTCCTTCAGGAGTTCCCGAAGTACCCGCATGCGGATCAGGTCACCTTCCTGCTCGCGGAGGCGCTGCGGGGGGCGCGCAAGGAGGAGGAGGCGCGGCTCTACTTCCAGAAAGTGATCGACGCGTACCCGAAGAGCCGCTACCGGGCCCAGGCGGTCGGCGCGCTCGCGAAGCGCGATTCGGGGGAGAAGACCGCGGAGACGCCGCGCGAGAAGAAGTCCTCGAGCGTGGAGACTGATCGCCCGGTCGCCTCGGGCGGCTCCTAGCTCCGGCCGTCAGGCCCTGGCCGGGACCCTCATCCCCGCCTCGAGAGCTTCCGCCAGCCCCCCCATCGTCAGGAACCGCTTCTCGCGATCCTTCTCGAGGGCCTTCAGAATCGCGGCGCCAAGCCAGGAGGGGAGCTGGGCGTTCAGCTCCACCGGAGGGCGGGGAGTCTCCTGGAGGTGCCTGTAGGCGATTCCCGTCGCCGTGTCGCCGACGAAGGGCTCCCGGCCGGTGAAGACGAAGTACATCACCACGCCGAGCGAGTAGATGTCGGTCCGGGCGTCGAGGGGAAGCGCCTGCACCTGCTCGGGCGACATGTACTTCGGCGAGCCCATCACGAACCCCGTGGTCGTGAGATCCCCCTCGCCCCCCCCCGCCGCGCGCGATGCCGAAGTCGAGGATCTTCGGCGTGCGCCCGTCCTTGAGCAGGATGTTCTGCGGCTTGATGTCGCGGTGGATGATGCCCAAGCCGTGCGCCGCCTCGAGGCCCCTCGCGACGTCGATCATCATCTTCACCGTCGCGAGCACGTCGAGGCTCGGCTGGAGCCTCCGCCACTGCTCGAGGTTCACGCCGTCGATGTACTCCATCGTGATGTACTTGTGCTCGCGCCACGTCCCCATGTCGTAGACCTTCACCACGTTGGGATGCGCGATGCGCCGCGTGAGCTTGATCTCCCGGAGGAACCGCTCGGCCTGCTTCCCCTCGGCGTCGATGCCGCGCAGGACCTTGATGGCGACCGTCTCGTCGAGATCGCGATCCACCGCCTGGTAGACGCGCCCCATCCCGCCGATCCCCAGCTCGCGCACGATCTCGTAGCGATCGGCGACGACGACGCCCGGGATGATCCCCGAGGCCTTCAGATCGTCCACGAGGAGGGCCGCGCTCCGGTAGCGCCGGGAGGGATCCTTCTCGAGGCACTTCGAGATGATCTTCTTCAGGAAGGCCGGCACGATCCGATCGACCTTCTGGGGAAACGTCGGCGGCGTGTTCAGGTGATCGAAGTACGCGGTCTCGGAGGGGAAGGGGGGCTCGCCCATCAGCATCTCGTACAGGACGACGCCCAGCGTGTAGAGATCGCTGCGGGCGTCGACGCGCTCGCCGCGGATCTGCTCGGGGGGGGCGTAGCAGAGGCCGACCCCTCCCTGCGAGATCGTGTCCGAGAGGCGGGCCTTCAGCCCGAAATCGCCGAGCCGGATCGTGTCGTCCGGGCACAGGAAGAGGTTCTCGGGCCGGATGTCCCGGTGCAGCCGCCCCTTGCGGTGCGCGTACGAGAGAGCCTCCGCGAGCTGCTGCGCGTACGAGAGGATCTTCCCCGGCTCGATCCGGATCTTCTCCTTGAGCACCGCCCGGAGCGATCTCCCGTCGGCGAGATCCATGATGATGTAGCGCCCCTCGGCCGCCTCGAAGGCGCCGAAGACGGTGACGATCCCCGGGTGCGCGAGGTCCGTGGCCCGCATCGCCTCCTGGAGGAAGCGCCGGTAGATGTCGGGCTGGCCGGTCGAGGGGGGGAACCGCTTCACGGCGACGCGGCGCTGGAGCGCCCGATCGTACGCCTCGAGGACCTCGCCGTAGCTCCCGCGGCCGAGCTCGCGCACGAAATCGAGGCGCGTCGAGATCGACGCGGGGGTCGCCTGGGCGCCGGGCGCCGTCGGGCTGCCGGGGGCCATGAGCGTGCCGGGGAGCGGCGTCGCCCGCGCCGGAGGTCGCGGCCCGGCCGCCCCCGCGCCCCCCTCGGGGCGCGCCATCGAGAGCTTCGCCTCCGCGGCCGTCGGTTTTTGCGCGGCGAGCTGCTGCGCGAGCCGCTTGAGCCTGTCGGCGACGTCGGCGTGGTGGTAGTCGATGCTGAGAACCTGCTCGTACGCGCGCCGGGCCTCCGCGCTCCGGCCCATCTGCTCGAAGGCGACGCCGAGGTGGTAGAGGCACCGGGCGCGGTCGGACTCGTCGGTCGTGAGCTTCAGCGCGGCGTCGAGCTTCTCCACCGCCAGCGAGTGAAGCCCCTGCTTCGAGAAGAGCGAGCCGAGAAGGAAGCAGGCGCGGCCGTGCTCCGGGTCCTCCTTCTTGACCTGCTGGAGTATCCGGATCGCCTCGCTCTCCTCGCCGCGGCTGAGGTACAGCTCGGCCGCGGCCGTCGGTTTCCCCGCGAGGCCGAGGACGCGCGCGGCGTCGGCCGGCATCCCCGCCGTCTGGAACCCGCGGGCCGCGTTGAGGTACTCCTTCCCGCGCTCGTAGCTCTGCGCGGCGTCGCGGTGGCGCCCGATCCCCGCGTACAGGTCCGCGGCGCGGATGTGCTCTCCCTCCGACGAGAAGAGCTCGGCGGCGCGCTGGAGATCGCCGGCGCTCTCGAAGCATTCGGCCGCCTTGAAGGCGAGGTTCTCCTTGAGAAACGTCTCCGCCGCGCGCGCGAACTGGCCGGAGCGCAGGAGAAGCTCCCCGAGGAGCTTCCCCTCGATCTTCGCCGACGGATCCTCCTCGACGATGCGCAAGGCCTCCGAGAAGTTCTCGAGGCGCACCAGCAGCTCGGCCGCGCGCTCGGTGCGCCCCGCCTTCCGGTACGCGTCGACCGCCTGCTCGTAGAGCCCGGCCTCCTCGAGGCGCGGGGCGGCCTTGTCGAATTTTCCGGCCTTGTAGTAGAGGATGCCGGAGAACCTCGCGTAGCGCGCGCGGCGCTTGCG is a window from the Acidobacteriota bacterium genome containing:
- a CDS encoding sigma-70 family RNA polymerase sigma factor: MSHTHSYRTDEEILEGLRRGDPASAEALFDHFADRIHGFGLKASRRSEDARDILHETLVQAVRSVKDIKHAKALPRWLYRVASAAILAREPADGKEIPIEALTPERRAGVTSPIHDWSLDPDEEIRRQEEKLLLKEAVAALPSHYRLVLVLRDMEEISEHDVSDILQIQESTVKFRLHRSRLFVRKELTRRLTENRGSVRVS
- a CDS encoding zf-HC2 domain-containing protein, whose product is MTCKEVFESLSGYLDDELIPDEADEIETHVERCAPCLAFLNTLQRTVAFCRDATVIPLSDAAHADDRASMKRRFIEAAKALPRD
- a CDS encoding glutamate--tRNA ligase, translated to MPARPVRVRFAPSPTGFLHVGGARTALFNWLYARKEGGTFVLRIEDTDLARSSDEMTQAILDGLSWLGLAWDEGPFLQSLGRADHVARARRLVAAGKAYACWCDPATLDAKRKEAEGRGQAFKYDRTCARLDAAERARHESSGSLSCVRLMVPEGTTAYDDLVHGPVSFENTDIEDLVLLRSDGSPTYNLSCVADDVDMKITHVIRGDDHISNTPKQILLYRALGLEEPRFGHLPLILGDDKKRLSKRHGAVSVTEYRRMGYLPEVLFNFLALLGWSPGGDREIMTRDEMVSLFSFEGVNPRSAVFDHDKLDWMNGQYLSRLPGEAIFADVKEGLVAVGLWRAELEAGNREWMIRLIETLKTRSRKVSEVVVAARPFLTEDFSYDDEAARKHFGAAEAADRLDAMAGALGAVAPWGEASLEASLRALGEKMGVAAAKLIHPARVALTGSAVSPGIFEVMALMGRDGTVARLKRAAAFVREHGLSPGGAPSRPR
- a CDS encoding ribulose-phosphate 3-epimerase, with product MKLPAIAPSILSADFGRLAEEVRAVDGGGAGLIHVDVMDGHFVPNLTIGPPVVAAIRKATKLPLDAHLMIENADRWVERFVAAGADMVSVHAEACPHLHRTVSAIRAAGSRPGVVLNPATPLAALDDILADVDYVLLMSVNPGFGGQKFIPAVRRKIAALKATLRERGLDALIEVDGGVDAGNAADLVRDGADLLVAGSAVFASGAGAAAAVARLRQLAEGARS
- a CDS encoding acyl-CoA thioesterase, which gives rise to MGVAHHTHYLTWFEVGRTELMRERGRSYAEMERDGIFMPVVEAACRYLSSARYDDEIEIETRLVEASRVRVEFNYVVSRPADGKVLAEGRTVHVATDAGGAPRRMSQDQLDALCGSATR
- a CDS encoding protein kinase produces the protein MTADLLKEARRAAKRGDHSRAGDLYDLAGHPREAIEMYVQARQHVLAGQVASRIGEHAAAAGYFASGGDFVQAAEMYIRAGQRKKASLMYERGGQYLKAADLEEKMGSLGSAAVFYEMGGQLEKSAYLYAQSGDSTKAASLYETLLTSSGAADSPASGVFALEETRKRRARYARFSGILYYKAGKFDKAAPRLEEAGLYEQAVDAYRKAGRTERAAELLVRLENFSEALRIVEEDPSAKIEGKLLGELLLRSGQFARAAETFLKENLAFKAAECFESAGDLQRAAELFSSEGEHIRAADLYAGIGRHRDAAQSYERGKEYLNAARGFQTAGMPADAARVLGLAGKPTAAAELYLSRGEESEAIRILQQVKKEDPEHGRACFLLGSLFSKQGLHSLAVEKLDAALKLTTDESDRARCLYHLGVAFEQMGRSAEARRAYEQVLSIDYHHADVADRLKRLAQQLAAQKPTAAEAKLSMARPEGGAGAAGPRPPARATPLPGTLMAPGSPTAPGAQATPASISTRLDFVRELGRGSYGEVLEAYDRALQRRVAVKRFPPSTGQPDIYRRFLQEAMRATDLAHPGIVTVFGAFEAAEGRYIIMDLADGRSLRAVLKEKIRIEPGKILSYAQQLAEALSYAHRKGRLHRDIRPENLFLCPDDTIRLGDFGLKARLSDTISQGGVGLCYAPPEQIRGERVDARSDLYTLGVVLYEMLMGEPPFPSETAYFDHLNTPPTFPQKVDRIVPAFLKKIISKCLEKDPSRRYRSAALLVDDLKASGIIPGVVVADRYEIVRELGIGGMGRVYQAVDRDLDETVAIKVLRGIDAEGKQAERFLREIKLTRRIAHPNVVKVYDMGTWREHKYITMEYIDGVNLEQWRRLQPSLDVLATVKMMIDVARGLEAAHGLGIIHRDIKPQNILLKDGRTPKILDFGIARGGGGRGGSHDHGVRDGLAEVHVARAGAGASPRRPDRHLLARRGDVLRLHRPGALRRRHGDGNRLQAPPGDSPPSGGAERPAPLLAWRRDSEGPREGSREAVPDDGGAGGSSRGGDEGPGQGLTAGARSRPRRPGDQSPRSRTSSRAASPRSSPPNRASRARRPPGPGSGSSGTRRSLSGSRAAPPPPCAPPAAPPRAGR
- a CDS encoding PASTA domain-containing protein encodes the protein MKKLAGNRKRATRLAVVAVKIVAAGIAFMAIFLTSGYLTMRLALMSSGVTVPDVTGLTATAASASLLKEQLFLETTTQRHDDRLESGRVLAQEPPAGSKIKKYRKVKVVMSLGPRVFKVPDVRGQSLRAARLAIESEGLPAGRVAYASAPLVDSGVVVSQDPLPSGENLGESGVSLLVSKGPREPVYVMPLLVGLESASVQPGLRARGLKIGVVRRERTSGATAGTIVKQYPEAGYPVAAGDAISLVIGQ